The following coding sequences lie in one Candidatus Neomarinimicrobiota bacterium genomic window:
- a CDS encoding periplasmic heavy metal sensor: MIKYILLVPLALASLVLAQPMGGMGDGNMRPMQELNLEPRQQKQIMALRTAFQSQAIDLRADLQKLELTLGNQMRADKPDTRAINGTVERLTAKQGALRKLRVHQQLDVRALLTPEQRQIFDHRLMGHHRGADHRAHRRQQRGWRW, from the coding sequence ATGATAAAGTACATACTTTTAGTGCCGCTCGCGTTGGCGTCGCTGGTGCTTGCTCAGCCTATGGGCGGCATGGGAGACGGAAACATGCGGCCCATGCAGGAACTGAACCTCGAGCCCCGGCAGCAGAAGCAGATCATGGCATTGCGCACAGCATTCCAATCCCAGGCCATCGACCTGCGGGCCGACCTGCAGAAACTCGAGCTCACGCTCGGCAATCAAATGCGGGCGGATAAGCCCGACACCCGGGCCATCAACGGCACCGTGGAGCGGCTCACCGCCAAGCAAGGGGCCCTGCGTAAGCTGCGCGTCCATCAGCAGCTTGATGTTCGCGCTCTGCTGACCCCCGAGCAGCGGCAGATCTTCGACCACCGGCTCATGGGCCACCACAGGGGCGCTGACCACCGAGCCCATCGACGCCAGCAGCGAGGTTGGCGGTGGTAA